A region of the Silene latifolia isolate original U9 population unplaced genomic scaffold, ASM4854445v1 scaffold_79, whole genome shotgun sequence genome:
ATTTTCTCTATGATGTGACTTCAGAGCTTCCGTGTAGCCACTTTTTGCATTTACCTTCCAAATAACGCTTTTGTATGGAACGTCCAACACATGCTCAAGCGCACAATAAGCGGTAATGGAAGGAGAAGACCTGTATATCCCAATATCCCATAAGTAGAACAACATCAGAAGACCAGTCAATCCCAGTTTACAGGATTGGAACATAACACCATCTTTTACCTATTTAATATTCCAGGTACCTAAAGACGAGGTCCAATTCACATAAATTATACTCGTAGTAACAACTTCACACATCATTCATTAGAATTAACTCCCGGGATCATTCATGGTAGAAGGAAGAATAGAGAATGGATTCCTTCTCCATCACTTTTCTTACATAGGATGAACTCTAATTaccaacaacattaccccagtgcctcaatggctcccgcaaattgcggggtaaggtaGGATCGGATGTACGcaaccttacccttgtgttaacaacacaaagaggctgtttccgaatgacccaaaatgaaaattgcgtcgagaactgcatcgaatgaccgctacttcacaaaagaaaaaagcgcagccactttagtgagccattttgatttatttcattataatccataaccaaagagtaaTAGTGAACTCTAATcaccaaagaaaaaaaaattgaagattatttggaatttgaaagcgtggagaaaaaaaaaagatgacatTAAGCACGATTCAAATGCACACTCTTCCCCAAGGACAAACAAGAAAAAGAAAGATTGGAGTGCACAAAAAAATTAGCATAATTATACAAATCATCAACATTAAGCACGATTCAAATGCATACACTATTCACTTATTTTTGAAGGATTAAAAAGACGTTCGTCTGACACAACTTGGTTAAGAGACGGGGGTATTTCAATTCTATAGTACAATGTGTCGAAGTTTTGGGCAACATCAGCAATTCACTTGCTCACCTGTAATTCCTTCTCCATCGTCATAGAGCCAGATTTATATAGAATCAAGTTCATCAATACCCCCGCATTGTCAAGTGGATAGTTTAGAAGTACCAGCTCCATTTTCCAGCCCCCAAATTGATGAACTTCAATAGTTTTGACATTAGATGAAAATGGAGCAAGTTTCATACTCGGATGCCACTCATGCTCCTGCTCTGTACCACATGCAGCGGCATTAAGAAGGCCCTGACAAAAAAGTTCATAATTCGTAAGGACAGACAATATGTTTGCTTATTGATTGATTTATGCAAGCAAGTGTAAGGGGGTATGAGTTTTGGTAGACGGTGTCAGAAGGATAATAGATAGTAATAATAGAGGAGTCGAGAAGACGTACAATATATTTGCTTATAGACCGGGTTTATACAAGCCAGTGTAAACAACATATGAGTATTAATAGACGGTGTCGGTAGAATAATAAAGAGTAATAATAGAGGAGTTCACTGAATCATCGGGCACATGGATGCTACTCAGAAAAATTTAGGATGGTGTTTATAACACAAATAACTTTCCTAAATGGGAAAACGTAAACAAAAAATTTCGAGGGATACTTCGTAGCAGTATTCAAAGATTCGAAGTCGAATTAAATTCTTTAGTAATTTCCTTACCTCATTAAAGACAATGGTCACCAGCTGAGGTGAGTTTGCTAGCCAAAATGTCACATACTTCCATGTATCACAGGAACAATAATCAAGATACAGGCTTTCCAGCTTAGAGTATGTAGGTATCCGGGTATCATCAAGCCTGGTAAGAAGCTTCACAAAAGAAAAGCACAAATACTAAAAGGAGATTGTCATACGTGTGAGACAACCCGAAGAATGATATACCTAAATAAGGAATATGTAAGTATCTCAGTTGTACTTGCAACAACAACATTATCCCAGTGCGTCAAGAGCTCCCGTAAATTGGGAGGTAAGAGGGGGTCGGGTGTAAGCAACATTACCCTTATGTTTGCAACACAAAGAGGTTGTTTCCGAATGAGCTAAGATGAAAATTGCATCAAGAAATGCATCAATGACAGCCGCCTGACAATTAAAAGAAGTGCAACCATTTAAGTGAGCCATTTTACTAAATTCCAAAGAATAATGACTCTTGGCTCCATTGAAATTAAAGTGGTTAAGTAGCAACAACCAAAAAGAATTCAGGGAGTAGGACAAACAACAAACCTTGAGAGCGTTAAACATCAGAAATAACTATGAGTTAAGAAGGCTTGAGCTAATCAAATACATTCCCATGGTTAAAGACATTGCCATTGAATTGGACGATGCTTCTTGCCACAATCTATAACTTTTGTGATGATTAACTCGCCTTCAATTGGGAACAGAAATGTTAGCTTCATGTTCCCATAACAATCCGTCAACAATGCAATTAATCCCCTACTCGCTACTACTGTCATGGGTCACAACACTCGTAATCCCATtcaaaatgatatttatttgacccgtcttaaacaagaatttaaaCAAGACGAGATAAGTACCTACAAGCAGCTTCCTACAGAAACTCCACCACAAATAGTCACCTCAGGTACTTTACACAGACCTAAGTACACCAGCTATTTTGCTAACCATACTCATAGTCTATCTTGGTTTTGCTTATGTCATTCAATATAGTGCTCCAATATAGTAAACTGTGGGTGGCATACAGCCGAGCCCCCATCGACTAGTCAATCGCATCCCATACAACATTGCTAACTAGACACTTGCCTCATTATGGAGTACATAATAAGCATTCAGTAGCTGCACTCACAAGTCACACCCCACTGATAAAAAGGGGCTCCGGTGAGGAGTTTGTTCTGGACACCAAGCCAAGAGAAGAAGCAGTGTTCACGACTTCACGCACACTAGCCCTGCACCGAATCCATATAGTACATTTAACATTAGGGCCACAATCACGTTTGAGACAAGCATAAGGTTTTTTTTACTTCATatctccaacaacaacaacaacaacatcagagccttaatcccaaaatgatttggggtcggctgacatgaatcatcctttcgaaccgtcaatgggtgaacgcacgcctcaaaatgcgaatgaaaaagggaagatgaaaaacaaaaggaagaacgaaaatgtaatgaaaagtcaaggtaaacttaggagttttaaaatcgaattccgtctttcttttataaaaacttaaaatttaaatcgagagaaaagattaaaacgatttttaaaaaccgaaatagagttaaggatccggaatgaaccaggtaaaatctataagaaaggtaaaatctataagaaagtggtttgtaaaaaagtgtaataaaggagagaagaataaaatctgtcaaaaaacatcaaatactaaaaatccacgtgtatcctttccctccattgtgccctctccgtcaccatactctcctcaagccccagaactctcatatcgtgctctatcactctcaaccatgtctgtctcggtcttcctcgacctctagggaccttttttgttctccaagtctccggcCTCCTGGCcgggtgcgtccataggtctccttctcacatggccaaaccatcttagtcggttttccatcatcttgtcctctattggcgccacttttaccttttccctaatcacctcattccttaaccgatctttccttgtatgtccgcacatccacctcaacatgcgcatctccgccacactcatcttttgaatgtgacaatgcttcacggcccaacactcggagcgtAAAGTAGAGGCgaggcctaattgccgtgcgataaaattttccctttaatctttggggcatatctttatcgcatagaaaccctgaagcactcttccatttcaaccatcccgctttaattacGTGAGCCACATCTCTGTCTAACTCCTcttctttttgaataatagatcctagatatctgaagaaatccgaaccctcaacaacattcccatcgaaaataatactccccgcctctgtcgatctcaatcccgccaccttagtgaactgacacctcaaatactcagtcttactccgCTTCGGTccgaacccacgagtctctaaagtctgcctccacaattccaactttctctccaccccctcttttgtctcatcaatcaacacaatatcatcagcaaacatcatacaccaagggatgtcgtcctgaatatcccttgtcaactcatccataactatagcaaagagaaaaggactaagtgcggaaccttgatgcaccccgatggtaataggaaattcttccgttcgcccaacattagtgcgaacacttgcactagccccctcatacatgtcctttatgaggtcaatatattttcgcgacacaccctttctcgccaaagcccaccaaagtacttctcttggtaccctatcatatgccttttccaagtcaataaaaaccatatgtaagttcttcttcttgtcccgatggtattccatcaactgtctcatgataaaaatcgcatccatagtcgatctccggggcataaatccaaattggttatccgagatgtctacacacctcctaagcctttgctcgattacccgctcccataacttcatcgtatgactcataagtttaattccccgataattggaacactcttgaacatcacctttgttcttgtacaaagggacaagagtgcttctcctccaagccgatgacatcttgttgctcctccaaatcttgttgaagagcatggttacccattcgatccctttctccccgaagcacctccaaacttctatgggtataccatccggtccctctgctttctttgaccccatcttccttaacgcctttctaacttcactcttttgtattctacgcacaaattcccgattaaccatgcttggtgttacctctacatccccaaaaccttgttcttgatgtccattgaataaattatcaaagtaagaactccatctagcctttatttcgttatcACGAACGAGAACCTTGTcatccatatctttcacacacctaactctcccaatatctctcgtctttcggtctcgtatgcgagccagtttatagatatccttctctccttctctcgtgtccaacctggcatacacttcttggttaacttttgccctcgcatcccgtacggcctttttagcggctcgtgtagcctccttgtacttttcaaagttctcatcactcatgcatttccccagaaccttatagcattcacgtttagtctttatcgcttgtctcaccacatcgttccaccaagatgtgtccttacttgatggtctattccctttagattcccctaacacctccctcgccaaatcctttacaacatgctccaatttatcccacgttgcatcaatatctttctcctcgcaatccgaccaaatatcgctacttccaaccttatccaaaaacgcttgttggtttccccttgtagcttccaccacttgatccgtgcctcaccgattatctttctcttcctcaagtctctcttaccccgaaaatcaagaaccactagtctatgttgtgttgcggcactttcccGGGTATGACCTTttgcaatcggtgtactctttcctccacacattccttaccaaaaggaagtcaatttgactagcattacctccacttctataagtcaccaaatgagaatgtcttttctcgaaccaagtgttcattatacccaagtcatatgccaaagcaaaatccaatatgtcacttcctgcttcatttctctccccgaacccaaaacccccatgaatgttctcaaagccaactcgactagtacccacatgcccattgaggtcaccaccaatgatcaaattctctccaatagggactcgttctacaacctcttccaaatcttcccagaaggctcgtcgaaaagaagcatccaaacctacttgaggtgcgtaagcacttataaccgtcaccacctcatccccgactacaagcttaatgctcataatcctatcactctttctcgatacttctaccacatcatcaatgtaatctttatcaatgacaatacccactccattacgacttttgtctttacccgtgtaccaaagcttataaccccaaggcgctatcacccttgctttatctccgacccactttgtctcttgtagacacattatatgcactctccttcttttcataacctcccctacctcagctaatctccctgtcaaagagccaacattccaagtaccaaaacgtaacctactacccttcctaaagtcatgtcctgaattctttacccgctcttgaccatgcttcctagatccaaacctatttgacaccacacccatacttcgaggtggcgcgccgcttttgggcgacgacctaacaacccttgcatatttttcactacacccgggtctggaagatgtagcgcacccttgcctatttgacaccacccccaggtgtaaagatggcgcgtcgcttccgggcaacgacctagcaaccctcacatacttttcactacacccgggtctaagAAGTGCGGCGCTTCGAGGAGACGCCCAACGATGTTCAAattccgattcatgtccataaaatgtgactaaGTTTTTATGCTGGCTGCCACAGACCTACCGCAACCCTCCTCCTTTATCCGGGCTTGGGACCGGCAGCGAATGCCCGAAAACACTCACAGGCGGAGTGATTTTGCAGATTTGTTTCCATAATCAACCTGCAGTAGTAGGACATACTATAGCATTTATCTGTTTTAGCAAAGAGTATCTCTGTTCTTACTCACACAATCACATATTCACACCCCACACATACTTCCCTATTAAAGCGTAGTTTCACACCATATGGTCATTTATGATCAACCCTCCCTTGCTCTTTGGCCTACAAACCAAATTTCATGAACAAGAGGAGTTTTGTCTGTCACAGCCTTGCCTTCCCAAATAAAATGTCTACAAATGGCTTGAATGTTGCGGAGAACACGGGAAGGTTAGATAAAAATAAAGGACCAGTAAGAGCGAATTGCCATCAGCATAGAGCGCATCATCTAACTTCACTGCTGAAAACCTTTCTTGTATTGTATACTATAAGGAAGTAAAAACATCAGTTTAGGAGTTAGTTAAAGGGATCCCATTGTCGCTAACAATGCATAGGATATAAGCAATGCAAACAGGCTTTGAAAAGAAGTTAAATTATGTTATGTTTAGCCCTAAGATAAAGGGTAAGAAGAAGATGGTAAGTCGTCCCCTGGTCTAGGTTTCTTTTTATCTTCTCTTTTTAAGTTAATGGGTAAAGACATTCTAATGTAGTCAATTAAACCTTCCAATAAGCTGCGCCCTTCCTGCATAAGAAAGAGGTCTTGACTCCCACGATATTATCCTTGCTGTAATTTTATCCACCAGCACAACACAATCCAGTTTATTAAGGTTTCTTGGCAGAAATTGATACTCCTACATATCGAAAAGTCATAGCCCTCCAGCTGAAATCCTGATATTTGTAGTAATCTTTGTAACTCAGACTGCACTACATTACTGGTATAAATGTTTGGTTTTGACAAGTCCCGAGGATCTCGGAATGTGGCAAATGCTCTAAGTATGAGAAACACAGACTTGTAATTTGTAATCACCTCTGCAAAACATAGTTAAATCATCTGCAAAACAGAGATGATTTAATCTCACCGCGACACAATGTTGATTAAAACTGAAGTCAGTTTCTGCCCTATATAATTCAGTAACCGAGAAAGATACTCCATGCGGAGCACGAACATGAGGGGGGACATCGGATCTCCTTGTCTAAGCCCCTCTCCCAAGGAAATATCTATGTAACATTCCGTTACTATTAAGGGATAGCTAGGAGTAGTCACACAAACCCATCATCCATTGCGTAAACTTGGTAGGAAAATTAGGCTTAGATCGCATGTCTTGAATGAAGCTCCATTTAATCGTGTCACAAGGCTTCGTAAGATCAATCTTCATTAAGCACTTTGGGGGAGAACTCTTACGGACGTTACAGTTATACTTCCTGAAAATGTCTTGACGTATCATAATGTTATGTACTATATTCCTCCCTGCAACAAACACCTCTTGATTTTCAGAGATTAAGTCATTAGTATCAGTTTCAGCCTAGCACACAACATTTTAGAAATGAACTTGTAAACTGTAAGCCAGTGTGTCTAGTAAAGAGAGATAGTATTGACCTTTGCCCTAAATCAGTAATATGCTGCATAAACAAAAGCATTATGAACTGCATCCTGGGAAATGTGTAACTGGCCATCCAGATCTTCAGTGTAGTATACACTATACCGCATTCTGCTCATTTCTCTTCTTAATATTCTTATGAAAGAACTCAGTGTTTAAATCGCCTTGATGAATCCATTGAGCTTTCCATTTCTGGTGGAGGAACATCATGTATTTATTCGCAACAATTCTCCGTTCAGCATCTGCTAATAGGGGATCATATGAGTTGGCATGTAAGCCCTTCGAGCATTCTCAAGCTGGCTAGCTCACTTTTTTACTTCTATAGAATATCACTGAACTCTTCATAATTCAGAGCTTAAGGATACTCTTCATAATTCAGCAGCTTAATAAGGCATCTCAGAATGTGGCACATTCTTGTAGGATAATAGGGGAGTGGTCAAAAATACCCCCCGGAGCAAAGAATGCAGTAGCTTGGGAAAACAGATATCATCCATTAAAAATTTGCCATGGCCCTATCAATTTGAAAACTCCAAGAACTTTCCTTTCTATTGTAAAAACAACCCATCGGACTAATCCCTGCAACCGAACACTTCAAACACATAATCTTTGAGTCTCGGCATTTGTTTCTTAACCTTATTTAGACCCGACACTCCGCACTGCTATATTATCCATGTATCGGAGGAGGATCCTACTCCTCGTGATCAGTAGCATTTCCAACCGCACCAAACCTCATACTTGGGTTCTGAGTATCATTCCTAATCATGCTACTGTTTAGATTATCAGGACAACCGGACCTATCTCAGGAGTCCCCGCAGCAGTTCCCTGTAGCAATGAGAAGCCATTTAGAGTGGAACACTCGAAACAGGCTTGCTAGTACTCTTACTGGCACTCGGCTTCTTCCCTTGGACTATATGAAAACCTTGGGTATCCATATCATTGAATTACCAGCTTAATATTGAGTAATTAGATGCCCAAATTTTCTGGCACTTGGCTTCTTCTCTTGGACTATATGAAAATTACTTGGTTTCATAATTGCGATATTGTGTAGAACTTCTAGTTCAAACTTGATAGTTTTAACAAACTAAGCAAAGTCGTGAGAGATGGTACTCATGACCTAGATTCAAACCCCGTTAGCAATATAAATGTCCTTGTGGCTCCCTTTgcaccaaaaaacaaaaaaaaacaaaaaacaaagtgcACAAAAGGTCCAACACAAGTGAGTCATCCTACATGTCAGAACAATTATAAACATTCGGTTTCCTTTACGCATGAACAAATTATATGTTAAAATCAAGTTGAGCTAAAAACCGATTGTCATAAATTGATAAACATAATATAAGAAAAATATTGTTGCTCTAAAAAAAGGGGCCCGTAGAGGGTATTATGGTCAACAACTACTTGACCATTTTGGTTTCTATGAGAGGGAGCATTTACGTGTTTTTATGCCCAGCCTAAAAGCCTGCCACGGGATCAAGCATAGTCCTTGCCTTGAAAACCGATGTGCATAACAACAATATTTGAATCGAATTCCACATGAACTCATTTGCTTCCAAATAGTTACGACTCAACCCATTTATGTTTTTAAGGATTAAAAGAAAAAGGCATGCGCCATTGTTAATAGAGACAGCTATTTCAATTCTATAGTACAGTATGTTGAAGTCTTGGGCAACATCAACAATTCTTTGCTCACCTCTAATTCCTCCTCCATTGTCATAGTGCCACATTTATATAGAATCAATCTCTTCAATACTCCAGCATTCTCAAGCAGATAGTTTAAAAGTAGCAGCTCCATTTTCCCGCCCTCAAATCGATGAACTTCAATAGTTTTGACATTAGATGAAAATGGAGCAAGTTCCATACTCGGGCGCCACTCGTGCTCGTGCTCTGTACGACATGTATCAGCAATGCCCTAACAATCAATTTCATAATTCGTAAGGATAGACAATATGTTTGCTTATGGGCAAGTGTAAGGGGTATGAGTGTTGGTAAACAGTGTCGGAAGTATAGAGAAGTAGAGAGAAATAATAAAGGAGTCGAGGAGACAAACAATATGTTTGCTTATAGACCGGTTTATACAAGGAAGTGTAAGCAAcatataatatactccctcctagtcgctcatttcttcccccttccattttgcacaagaaataaggaaatgaTTTTAAGGCATTCCAGAttcttaattctatttcggttttcaaaatcgttttaatattttctctcgatttaaattttaagtttttataaaagaaatccgaaattcgatttttaaaacctctaagtttaccttgactttccactacattttcgctctcccttttgtttgtcattttcccttttctattcgcattttgaggtgtgcgttcacccatgaacgggtctaaaggatgattcatgtcagccgaccccaaatcattttgagattaaggctttgatgttgttgttgttgtttacaaAACTAAATAACTTCCGTAAAtagaaaacgaaacaaaaaacttAGAGGGATAACCAACGAATGTCTAAAGAAATACTTCGTAGCTGACAAGGATAGTAATAGTCAACAAAATCTCGCACTATTCAAAGACTCAAAGTCCTATTAAATCCTTTAGTAATTTCCTTACCTCATTAAAGACCATGGTCAcaagtagaggtggcaatcggtcACTCGGGTCTGTTAGAGGTCGGGTCAAAGCGGGTCGTGTACGGGTTATATCAGGTCAGTGGCTGGTTCGGGTCGGTTCGGTGCATGTCGGGCCATCAACGGGTGGCAAACTAGGTCGGTCATTAGCGAATCAGTGTCGGGTCAAGTTATGagcatatattttatcttatatatttagttttagatggtaattttatgtttaaacaaagggtaggtgtattaattgtagtttaaagtgaaaataattaagatgaataTCAATTTGGTTTTAT
Encoded here:
- the LOC141640425 gene encoding uncharacterized protein LOC141640425, which codes for MMFLHQKWKAQWIHQGDLNTEFFHKNIKKRNEQNAAETDTNDLISENQEVFVAGRNIVHNIMIRQDIFRKYNCNVRKSSPPKCLMKIDLTKPCDTIKWSFIQDMRSKPNFPTKFTQWMMEVITNYKSVFLILRAFATFRDPRDLSKPNIYTSNVVQSELQRLLQISGFQLEGYDFSICRSINFCQETLINWIYTIQERFSAVKLDDALYADGNSLLLVDYGNKSAKSLRL